Proteins encoded in a region of the Lepeophtheirus salmonis chromosome 6, UVic_Lsal_1.4, whole genome shotgun sequence genome:
- the LOC121119880 gene encoding uncharacterized protein encodes MWKTLQERCFLMVIIFLEKLIKMVKDVSPRLFKLRRPSMNEEWNAIIASKKKCHLTYITDYASASEKKCETNFKKNCHITFKPVPHTEKVKKCHTPFVKECGKGIDGPEVCSTQYENHCETKYKTYELEQDEPDCKMVEELRCQNVTVELFHIDQGDDAQPFAVKEKCEKWPVQKCDLVKKNVKKVHPESECKKVPRQVCAPSNCKTKPGEEICNEESITQIQNVPEEDCDLEPEENCRMESSSSLDWYRNRIVSRSQKRYVSTQRKTQRKSPNLL; translated from the exons ATGTGGAAGACCTTACAAGAAAGGTGTTTCTTGATGGTGATAATCTTCCTGGAGAAATTAATAAAGATGGTAAAAGATGTGTCCCCAAGGTTATTCAAGTTGAGGAGACCGTCTATGAACGAGGAATGGAATGCCATCATagcttcaaaaaagaaatgtcACTTGACGTATATCACCGATTATGCTTCAGCTTCTGAAAAGAAGTGTGAAACCAACTTCAAAAAGAACTGTCACATTACATTCAAGCCTGTT CCCCACActgaaaaagtaaagaaatgtCACACTCCATTCGTCAAAGAATGTGGAAAGGGAATTGATGGGCCCGAAGTCTGTTCCACTCAATACGAGAACCACTGTGAAACAAAATACAAGACCTATGAGCTCGAACAAGACGAACCTGATTGTAAAATGGTGGAGGAACTTAGATGTCAAAACGTGACTGTAGAACTTTTCCACATTGATCAAGGAGATGATGCTCAACCCTTTGCCGTTAAAGAGAAATGTGAAAAATGGCCTGTTCAAAAGTGTGACTTGgtaaagaaaaatgtcaaaaaggtTCACCCAGAGAGTGAATGCAAGAAAGTCCCAAGACAAGTCTGTGCACCCAGCAACTGCAAAACAAAGCCTGGAGAAGAAATCTGCAACGAGGAATCCATAACTCAAATCCAAAACGTCCCTGAGGAAGACTGTGATCTTGAGCCAGAAGAAAACTGCCGCATGGAATCTTCCTCGTCCCTAG atTGGTACCGAAACAGAATTGTGTCAAGGTCCCAAAAGAGGTATGTGTCAACACAAAGAAAAACCCAAAGAAAGTCACCAAACCTATTGTGA